Within the Medicago truncatula cultivar Jemalong A17 chromosome 4, MtrunA17r5.0-ANR, whole genome shotgun sequence genome, the region CACCCCAAGCTATTGGATTGGATTAATGAGCTGATGTGGCGTGAtgacttgttatttttttattttttaatttccacCCGGCTAAACACTACCAAAATCAAGTTAATTGGGTTACCCCCTCTCGTTTACCCTAAAACCTAAAACACAAATTCAAAGAGTGAGAAGGAGAAGAGTCATACGAAGAAGAGAGGGGAAAGTAGTTCTGGGTTTTGAATACGAACAAGAGTGATTCGAAGCAGACAAAATCGAACGAAGGGTTTGTTGAATTTTACGAAATTGAAGCAAGACCTAGGAGAAGAAGCAAGTTCGAATTAAGGTTTGCTGGTTTTTGCGATTCTAGGAACGAACGAAGAAAGAGAAAGCGTTTTTGGATCCGAAGTTAACTCAAGAAGAAAACGAAACTTGTGGTAAGTTATTGTTGTTCGCTTTATCATTATGCATACATGTTTTGTTGTTGgtaatgtttatttatgataaagaaatgTATGTTGTGGTCCCAAAAGTCTGAGGCTAGATTCCAATACTGTAGTTTTCCATGTGCAAAACTtggatttttagggtttatttaTTCTCAGTTGTGTTACCTTTGTAATGTTGATATATTGGGGGTGAAAATTGATGAAGTGCTGACACGTgtcatataaatattaataaaaaattattttttttctacgGATCATAAGTGTGTTTGATGTTTTTTTCCATCATGGTGGGGAGTTTGTTAGggataaatttatgttttatagAGGATGTGTCCAAACTGTTGTGTCTAGTATTGATGGTAACAATTGAAGTGTGTCTCATATAGAGAATATTGTGGCTAGTTAGGGATATGAGAAGAAACAGTTTATGGTATGAAGTCAAATTGATAGGGTATCTGATGGTTTTTTTTAGGTTAATGAGGACAATGATGTTGATGAAATATCTAGGCATTCTATAGCTCATAAGGAAGATTGACATATTTATGTTGAACACAATGAGATAGAAATGTCAAAGTAGTTGAATCTAGTTGCCTAGAGTTGGATGTAGGGTCTGATGTAGAAGTAGAAATATTTAgtagtgatgatgatgaagttaAAGGTGTGAAGTTTGATGATAGTGAGGATGAAAGAACCACTGCACTTGAAGATGGTTTTGAGATGGTTGAAGTTGAATCACCGACTAATGGAACCAACAGAGCCGCAATTAACAACAAGTCAGTAAGAATAGAGATGTGTGGTTTCAAATctcctaagaaaaaaactagtGGTACGGTGAATGTTCTTGCACCCGTTTTTGTTTTGATGGATgggaaaggaaagaaagtataAGAAGAAAGAGATGAAGAGTACTTTAGTGACCTAGATCAAGTAGCAAATCCACACGCAAAGTCTACTTTATCCTTGAGATGTGATTCTTGAGTAGTATTTGATGTTGTTcctttcttgtttctttttctctttttcgcTTATAATGTGTATCGTGAGCCAAATCAAGTAGCAAATGCACACGCAAAGTCTGTTTTATCCTTGAGATGTGTACCATGACCTAGATCAAGTAGCAAATCCACACGCAAAGTCTGCTTTATCATTGGGATGTGATTCTTAAGTAGTATTTGATATTGTTCCTTTCTTGTTTATTTTCCTCTTTTTAGCTTATAATGTGTATCATGGGTCAGATCAAGTAGCAAATGCACACGCAAAGTCTGCTTTATCCTTGGTATGTGTACCATGATCCAGATCTAGTAGCAAATCCACACGCAAAGTCTACTTTATCTTTGAGATTTGATTATTGAGTAGTATTTGATGTTGTTCCTTTCTTGTTTCTCTTCCTGGTATGAGCTTATGATCTGTATCGTGAGCCAGATTAAGTGGTTGATGTTCGGCAATATTTGTTTTATCATAAAATGCGGTTGTCGAGTTGTATTTTTATGTCACTTTTTTCCTATTAGTGATTTCCCTCTTTTTTGCCTACCATTTAGTTTGTGAGTCGAATCAAGTATTTGATATCGTTTAGTGATATAAGTTTAGGTATTTGAATCCACACGCGATGACTTTGCTATTTGATCTGGGATAAAATGGACTTTGCGTGTGGGATGTTGTTCTTGAATCCACACGCAATGTCACTAAACTTATATGAAGTATTTGAGTCGAATCAAGTAAATTAACCAAAAAATGTTGTTGTAGTCgtacaaaaacatatatataaaacgtataaaaaaatatttaaatatgagttaaatttataaaagaatATAGTTTAATTGTGGTGCATTGACGGTCCAATACTATTTTgcacacacaaccaatcaaaacattCTGAATTATCAcgtcaattaattattttaatttatgtgtgtCAAACATGACAATTaatgttttgattggttgtgtgtgcAAAAATGTTTTGAACTGTCAACCCACCAcaattaaactcttaaatattattttcataaaaataaatttttattttcttaaaatatgttGTTAATAACAAAAAGACACACAAtaacaatttttatataaaacgTATGTTCATGTTACTAGTATTTATAGGGGGAAATATAGAACTTGAAGAAACACAGAGTTGGAAGAAAACAGAAGGTGAGAGGAGGAGACATTGAACTGAATGGCGTTGTTTCGTGTCAAACCAACCACCACTCTTCCTCGTCTTTCTTCAACAATTTCCCTTCGAACCAAATTCGTAGTTCGGAGCTGCAACCTTCAGTTCCAAAGTCAACCCAATGACTCCCAAAAGgttcttctttctttcactCTTTTCAATGATTCATTTAATTCCTATGCCAAAAACAATTATTCAACTTACATAATCAAACTTTCTTAACTTCTTAAAGGGTATATCATAAtgtgattattatttttcttgaaaattttgCAGTTAGTTCTGGAAGTCAAAGAGAGGCTTGAAAAAGATCATTATAGTCTTCCTGTTGGTAGAAATGGTAGGGATGACGAAGATATGATACAATGGTTTCTGAAAGATCGCAAGTTTGATGTTGAAGAAGCTGTTTCGAAGTTGACTAAAGCCATTGTATCCTTCTTTTCATCATATTTATATGATCATTCATTTTCAATGTTTACTATGCTTTGTTGAGAAGATGAAACTTGAAAATGAGCTctaattttcaatttgtttattttctacTTTATTGAATTATGTTATAGCAACGACATTTCTGTCCAAAGGCGTGTCTAAcatgtgtgtgcgcgcgcgcgACACATGTCCAACACCGGAAACATTTGATCATATTTAAGTattcttttcttcaaattagTCGTGTTTACGAGTCATTGTTAGCGTCGTGTCAAGGCCATATAGGTTATCATATTATTGTTGTTGgcattgatattttattcaaaattttccACCTTTTCCAGTTCCAGTTATCACCTACTTAAGCTACAAGACCCTCCATGTTTGCAAATTTTATGTACTTGTTGTTACTTTACATTCTACTTTAATAGAGATGGCGTCAAGATTTTGAGGTGTCTGAATTGACTGAAGAAGCCATCAAAGATATCTCTCAAACTGAAAAAGCATATGTACATGACTTTCTAGATATCAACAACAGACCTGTGCTTGTGGTGGAAGCATCAAAGCATTTTCCTAAAGTAAGTGTAGATTTTGTTGTGATTAATCATAGCATGTATGatattattgaaagaaaaaaacaagatatTAAGTCTTTCAGTTGGCACCACTCAGCACAATCTATGTCTActatcttgcatatattatagtGAATATGTCCATTACAATCAAGATGAATATTTATGCCACAGGAACAGGACCCTGCAGATGATCAAAGGCTGTGTGTTTTCTTGATTGAGAAGGCATTGAGTAAGCTTCCCACTGGGGAAGAGCAAATACTTGCAATATTTGATCTGAGAGGTTTTGGTCCAGAAAATGCTGATTTTAAATTCTTGGCATTCTTGGTAATGTTTTTTCTACTATCTGTCAAAtatttttagttgaaaaataTGCAGTTTCATCCCCGATATTGCTTGAAATAAAAGTTCAAAagcatcataaaataaaatctaatatttctttatttttggcAGTTTAATGTATTCTACAATTACTATCCCAATCGATTGTCTCAAGTATTATTCGTGGATGCTCCTGCTGTGTTTAAGCCATTTTGGAGGCTTATGAAGAAGTTGTTAAAATCACATGCTTCTCAGGTAAGCGTTAGCAATTAATACTAGTATTGTCTGTGTATAGTACGCTAAGGGTGGAGATCGAAACTTCAATCTCTTTATTACTTCACTTTGCAATTTTTTCATCAAGTCACCAAGTCAACTTTATATCCCCAATTAATGTGTTATATTGGTGGGAGAGTTGGACACCTGACATTTTTATGATTCATACCTCTATAACATTCTTATCACATTTTGaatcggaaaaaaaaatcaaaagatcatGTAGGATTATTTTTAGCATTGTTTGACATGATTggtctatttttattttcctttacaGGTTAAATTTTGCTCTGCAGAAACTCTGAAGAAAGAATATTTTACAGATGAGActttgccaccaaacttcagaGATTGAAAGTTATTTTTGGAAGATATTGAAATTGCAGTCATTGAGGAATCTAAGAAGAACTATGGTGGAGATAAGGGAATTATATTACTGGGTTGAAATTGAAATCAACTCATTTTAAGGCTAATACCATATAGAGGCAATAGTGAAGAGTCAAATTCCTGTACCTGGAATGTGTTGTTTATGCGACCTAGTCCAGAGGAGGAATGCATTTTTActttattgcttttttttttgggtatattttcattttatatttgcAAAAATATCTCGTGTATAAGTGTGGTACAAAATGGCAGTATGCAATGTCTGTATAAATAACTTGTTGAGTAAGCAAGTGTGCATTTAatctcaaaacaaaattttattcacaTAATATTTCTAAGAGTTTCTTTAAGTTTTATCTCCTAAATTGATCCAATTGAGTGagtgaaatcaaacaaaacttGAATGCATTTTGTTCTAACAACGATATCTAGAGTTATTGGTTCCAATCATGGCATCTCAACGATATCTAGAAGGAACCAATAACTCCTAAATTGATCCAATTGAATGAGTGTGAGATCAATCGAAGCTTGCATATGAAGATGAAGACACAAAAACTGTGATGCTGATGGTAACCTCAAAAGACGATGAAGTTGGTTCAAATTTATGATACTTAGATGCTGGATGCTTTACACACATGACAGGAAGGAAAATTTGTTTTATCAATCTTGATGAGACAACGAAGAGAAATGTGAAACTTTCGTATCGTAGAGCTCACTTACTGAAGAAAGTGTTGGTGAAGTTTTGATTCAAAGAAAATATGGAAATCATTCAAGAATCTCAGAAGTATTGTTTGTTCTTGGGATGAAGTGTGACCTTATAGAATTGGTCAATTACTTGAAAAGGGCTACAAGATGATCACCAAGGGAAAACAACTCAAAGTGTATGATAGCAAGAGTATTACTCGTCTTAAAAGTACATTTGCCAATAAGAAATTAGGAAGCTGTAACATCTTAAGAACGTAATGAAGTATACTTTGATGGTGAAGTAGTGCATCTGGTATTTTTTGTAGATACTGAACTGGTAAGTTATGAATCTGCCATGAAAGACTCAACTCTCAAGGTGGATTAATGCTAGCTATGAAGGAAGAGCTTAATTCAATTGAGAAAATCAAACATGGGAGCTAGTCAATCTACCAGTTGAGAAGAAAGCGATAAGTGTGAAGTGGATGTGTAAAGTGAAGCAGAATTCAAGTGGAGGAGTGACCAAATACAAGGCTAGACTTAAATCTAGAGGATTCTTGCAGAGAGCAGGGATATATTTTGGTGAAGATTTTGCGCCTGTTTCTAGAATTAAAACTATAACAATTGCAGTAACTATTACAAGTTTGGAACAATGCCACATATTTTAAATGGACGTAAAATAAACATTCTTGAATGGACCTATTTATGAGGAGGTATATAATGACTAACCACCAAGATTTGAGTTGAAAAGtagtaaatgaataaaaaaaaaaagttgaagtcttacaaaaacatatataaaaaaagcaATCACACAAGGGTGTTAATTTACACTCACTAAGGAGAGTTTTGCTTACCTTTGCGATCATATTGGCTTGAAGGATCCGTCTATACAATTGTGCGCGTAAAAGATACTATATTAAAGCTAAAAATTACACTCATAAGTTACAACGCAATTTTACCAAAACCTTTGTctaataacttttttatattttgatttggtATTGGGTGATCAGAGGAATAAGTTTCAACGAgaggtaaataaaatttgataaataattCTCTCAATGCAGTTGCACCCATATGGTTTTACAtttgtcaaattttatttacctcTTGTCCAAACTCGGATCATCACAACGGTTTTTGCTGACAACTAGAGGGTtaagacaaaagaaaataagtttttcATTCTAATCTTCTCAAAAAAGTTTTTCATATTAATGCTTATTTGATATTATCGTTTTGATAATATacaaaagagtagtgatatttgtacaactcttTTGTACAACCTTTAtgacaaccttgtttttctatcttttgatttgtcaaaaataatagagagaataaaaatatgaaagagaaagttgtcaaaaaattgttagaaaatggttgtacaaatattatttttttatacaaaatgttaagaacactctctctaacattCGTGTGGATCTCAGTATTCACCACTTTATGTAGATCTATTTTCAATGTGTGATATCAATATAGATtccacttaataaaataacgagTATGAGAAAGAGTGTCCATAACACTCATCTCCgatcacaattaaaaaaattaaaaaaaaaattaaattaaattctttgAATATATAATGTATTTGGTGTATCTAAAtctaaagaaaaacaaatatataaataagaaaaggatttttctaacatgttaaggatactaaagtagtaagtttatattggaacttgtgtattttacattaaatatatattcttttttataacaagtgtgattttcaataaaaagttgcttcttttagtatccttaacatggtcaaatttgcacatgttagaaaaatccataagaaaataataattttgatgtaCCTCGAAAAGCTTTTAAACTATCAAGTATCAACGACCTTAAATCATTATTTGGAGCACAGATGCGGTGGGTGTGGATAGAGAGACAGACAGGGTTGGAAGAAACAAGAAACTGACACTAAATTGAATGGCGCTAGTTCGTGTGTACCCAACAGCCACCACTCTTCCTCGCCTTGCTTCATCACTTTCCCTTGGAACCAAATTTGTGGTTCGAAGCTCTTCTAACCTTCAACTCCAAATGCAGCCCAATGACTCACGCAAGGTTCCTCCTTCTTTCACTCTTTATCCCTATCTCAATTACAATTATTCAACTTACGGAGTGAAACTCTCTTAACATCTAAAAGGGTATATCAAAATGTGattacttttttgtttgttcatattttttagttaatTCTGGAAGTGAAGGACAAGCTTGAAAAAGAATATTATAGTCTTCCCGTTGGTAGAAATGGTAGGGATGATGAAGATATGATATTATGGTTTCTGAAAGATCGCAAATTTGATGTTGAAGAAGCTGTTTCCAAGTTGACTAAAGCCATTGTATCCTTCTTCTTATCATAATTATAGCatcattaattttcaatttgtttattaGTAATTTAGAGTTTGCTTTATTGAGGAGGTGGAACTGGGAAATGAGTGAAAATCGGTGTATTCTAGTTTCTGCTTTCATGTGCTATCATCTATGTAGCATCTATATTTAAGACCCAAGGCATGTCCAATGTTTGTGGTTAAGTGTCTCA harbors:
- the LOC25493744 gene encoding CRAL-TRIO domain-containing protein C589.09, mitochondrial, with protein sequence MALFRVKPTTTLPRLSSTISLRTKFVVRSCNLQFQSQPNDSQKLVLEVKERLEKDHYSLPVGRNGRDDEDMIQWFLKDRKFDVEEAVSKLTKAIRWRQDFEVSELTEEAIKDISQTEKAYVHDFLDINNRPVLVVEASKHFPKEQDPADDQRLCVFLIEKALSKLPTGEEQILAIFDLRGFGPENADFKFLAFLFNVFYNYYPNRLSQVLFVDAPAVFKPFWRLMKKLLKSHASQVKFCSAETLKKEYFTDETLPPNFRD